A single genomic interval of Arachis duranensis cultivar V14167 chromosome 7, aradu.V14167.gnm2.J7QH, whole genome shotgun sequence harbors:
- the LOC107458403 gene encoding protein NRT1/ PTR FAMILY 8.2-like, with protein sequence MSEDNENDVYTKDGTVDYKGNPANKNETGTWRACPFILGNECSERLAYYGMSSNLVVYFKDILNQESATASKNNANWGGTCYITPLIGAFLADAYLGRYWTILCFSIIYVIGMTLLTLSASVPGLRPTCHEGNCNATNGQSAVFFVALYIIALGTGGIKPCVSSYGADQFDDADEVEKGHKSSFFNWFYFSINIGALVASSLIVWIQDNKSWGWGFGIPAVAMAIAAASFFLGTKLYRNQKPAGSPFTRMFQVIVSSIRKYNVEVPHDESLLYEIPDNESAIQGCRKLHHTNGLRFFDRAAVLGKSENMTESANPWKLCTVTQVEEFKAIVRLLPIWATGIIFATVYGQMSSYFVIQGQTMDAHMGNFEIPVASLSIFDTISVIFWVPVYDRIIVPIARKFTGRKNGLTQLQRMGIGLFISIFSMVSAATLEYIRLRMVYRHDYYKLEHVPMSIFWQVPQYFIIGCAEVFTFIGQLEFFYEQAPDAMRSMCSALSLLTVALGQYVSSLLITIVTKVTTRNGGPGWLPDNPNFGRLDYFFWMLTVLSVVNMIAFFLISQMYTYKVSVGTLR encoded by the exons ATGTCTGAGGATAATGAAAATGATGTTTACACAAAAGATGGAACAGTAGATTACAAAGGAAATCCAGCAAACAAAAATGAAACTGGTACCTGGAGAGCATGCCCCTTTATTTTAG GAAATGAGTGTAGTGAGAGACTGGCTTACTATGGGATGAGTTCAAATTTGGTGGTTTATTTTAAGGATATACTAAATCAGGAAAGTGCTACTGCTTCCAAGAATAATGCAAACTGGGGTGGAACATGCTATATCACTCCATTGATTGGAGCATTCCTGGCTGATGCTTATCTTGGAAGATATTGGACCATTCTTTGTTTCTCAATCATTTATGTTATT GGAATGACACTGTTAACACTATCTGCATCAGTTCCTGGCTTAAGACCAACCTGTCATGAAGGAAATTGCAATGCTACTAATGGACAAAGTGCAGTGTTCTTTGTTGCTCTTTACATCATAGCACTTGGCACTGGTGGGATCAAGCCTTGTGTTTCTTCTTATGGCGCCGATCAGTTCGATGATGCTGATGAGGTTGAGAAGGGACACAAGAGCTCTTTCTTCAACTGGTTCTATTTCTCAATCAACATTGGTGCTCTTGTTGCTTCTTCTCTTATAGTTTGGATCCAAGACAATAAAAGTTGGGGATGGGGATTTGGAATTCCAGCAGTGGCTATGGCGATAGCTGCTGCGAGTTTCTTTTTAGGTACAAAGCTGTATAGGAATCAGAAGCCGGCTGGCAGCCCCTTCACTCGAATGTTTCAGGTGATAGTTTCATCCATAAGGAAGTACAATGTTGAAGTGCCTCATGATGAGTCCCTCTTATATGAGATTCCAGACAATGAGTCTGCTATCCAAGGTTGCCGCAAGCTCCACCACACCAATGGATTAAG ATTCTTTGACAGAGCAGCAGTACTAGGAAAATCAGAAAATATGACTGAATCAGCAAATCCATGGAAGCTTTGCACAGTAACACAAGTAGAAGAGTTTAAAGCCATAGTAAGGTTGCTTCCAATATGGGCCACTGGGATAATATTTGCTACTGTCTATGGTCAAATGAGCTCTTACTTTGTGATACAAGGCCAAACCATGGATGCTCACATGGGAAACTTCGAGATCCCGGTGGCGTCTCTTTCCATCTTCGACACAATCAGTGTCATCTTCTGGGTGCCAGTGTACGACCGGATCATAGTGCCAATAGCCAGAAAATTCACCGGCCGAAAAAACGGCCTAACGCAGCTTCAGAGAATGGGAATAGGCCTATTCATATCAATATTCTCAATGGTCTCTGCTGCAACATTGGAATACATAAGACTGAGAATGGTTTACAGGCATGACTATTATAAACTTGAACATGTCCCTATGTCAATCTTTTGGCAGGTTCCACAGTATTTCATTATTGGTTGCGCCGAGGTCTTCACATTCATTGGACAGTTGGAGTTCTTCTATGAGCAGGCGCCGGACGCAATGAGAAGCATGTGTTCTGCACTTTCTCTTCTTACAGTTGCTCTTGGACAGTATGTGAGCTCTCTTCTTATAACCATTGTGACAAAGGTCACCACTAGGAATGGTGGTCCTGGATGGCTGCCGGACAATCCTAACTTCGGCCGCCTCGATTATTTCTTCTGGATGCTAACAGTGCTGAGTGTGGTGaacatgattgctttctttctGATATCACAGATGTATACATACAAAGTATCCGTCGGAACGCTTCGCTGA